Genomic segment of Dactylococcopsis salina PCC 8305:
GTACAGAACGATTTAAGGGCATGAGGACGACTAAAATCGCGATGAAACCGCCTAACCAAAAGTGTTTTCGCTTCATAAATCGTAAGGAATGAGGGGATGATCTTGAGTTAAACTGTCCCAAAAATTTTGACATTTGATCAATATGCAGTAACCTAGTAGAGATCGCAATGCGAAATAACACAAAAAGAAAAGCTACATGACTGCAACACAAGTAAAGCACGAAGTAAAAGACCTCAGTTATGCTCCTCTAGGGAAGCAACGTATCGAATGGGCAGGTCGTGAAATGCCTGTTCTCAGACAGATTCGCGAACAGTTTGCTAAAGATAAGCCTTTAGAAGGCATCAAAATGGTCGCTTGCTGTCACGTGACCACAGAAACGGCTAACCTCGCCATTGCTCTAAAAGCTGGTGGTGCGGATGCAGTTTTAATCGCCAGTAATCCTCTCTCCACTCAAGACGACACCGCAGCGAGTTTAGTTGCTGATTACGATATCCCTGTTTTTGCCATCAAAGGTGAGGACAACGAAACTTATAACCGTCACATCAATATCGCCCTCGATCATCGCCCAAATATCATCATCGACGACGGTAGTGATGTCACCGCAGCGTTAATTCAACACCGCAAAGACCAAATCAAAGAGATTATTGGTACAACGGAAGAAACCACCACTGGGATTAATCGTCTCCGTGCGATGTTTGATGATGGTGTTTTAACGTTCCCCGCAATGAATGTTAATGATGCGGATACCAAGCACTTCTTTGATAACCGTTATGGTACGGGACAATCCACCATTGACGGCATTGTTCGTGCCACTAATGTTCTGATTGCTGGTAAAACTTTTGTTGTCGGCGGCTACGGCTGGTGTTCTAAAGGAGTCGCCCTCCGTGCGGCTGGTATGGGAGCAAACGTGGTGATTACCGAAGTGGATCACGTTCGCGCTCTGGAAGCGGCGATGGATGGTTTCCGCGTTATGCCCATGAGTGAAGCGGCAAAAATTGGTGATATTATTGTCACCTTGACTGGTAACAAGCACGTGGTTGCGTCTCATCACTTTGATGTTATGAAAGATGGCGCAATTGTCTGCAACGCAGGTCACTTTGATATTGAGCTTGATCTGAAATCTCTCCGCGAGAAAGCCAGCGAAGTCAAAGAAGTTCGTCCGTTCACTGAACAATATATTCTTCCTAATGGTAAGTCTGTGATTGTTTTAGGTGAAGGTCGTCTGATTAACCTCGCTTCTGCGGAAGGTCATCCTAGCGCGGTAATGGACATGAGTTTTGCGAACCAAGCGAAAGGTTCAGAATATCTCGCTCTTAATAAAGGAAAACTTGAGCCAGGTATCCATTCTATTCCTCGTGAAGTGGATAAAGAAATTGCTCGTCTGAAATTGAATGCAATGGGAATTAAAATTGATGACCTCAGTCAAGAGCAACTCAAGTATATGAGTTCCTGGACTGAAGGAACTGACTAA
This window contains:
- the ahcY gene encoding adenosylhomocysteinase; the encoded protein is MTATQVKHEVKDLSYAPLGKQRIEWAGREMPVLRQIREQFAKDKPLEGIKMVACCHVTTETANLAIALKAGGADAVLIASNPLSTQDDTAASLVADYDIPVFAIKGEDNETYNRHINIALDHRPNIIIDDGSDVTAALIQHRKDQIKEIIGTTEETTTGINRLRAMFDDGVLTFPAMNVNDADTKHFFDNRYGTGQSTIDGIVRATNVLIAGKTFVVGGYGWCSKGVALRAAGMGANVVITEVDHVRALEAAMDGFRVMPMSEAAKIGDIIVTLTGNKHVVASHHFDVMKDGAIVCNAGHFDIELDLKSLREKASEVKEVRPFTEQYILPNGKSVIVLGEGRLINLASAEGHPSAVMDMSFANQAKGSEYLALNKGKLEPGIHSIPREVDKEIARLKLNAMGIKIDDLSQEQLKYMSSWTEGTD